The Ictalurus punctatus breed USDA103 chromosome 17, Coco_2.0, whole genome shotgun sequence sequence AACTGCCCTTAGATTTCGATTAGAACTACATTTTGAATAAGcatctgttcttttctcagtgcAGTGAAATGTGTCAACTATTGTTTGTAGTAATCTCACATCTGAGAGATCCCTTTAAGTACACATTGTTCTAATGGTCTGTGCTAAAAACAACATTCTTGTTTGCAGGTATCGAGGGCTCCGTGTTTGAGACCCTACCGCAGGCTGTGGAGGTTCCTGGGCTACAGAGCTGTCGCTCAGTGAAGGATCTTTGGCAGTCTTGCTCCTGCAGCTACAGCGTGAGGCTCGAGTGGTACCCGTGCCTGCTCAAGTACTGCCGCAACAAAGACTCTTTAGGCCACAGCGCCCCATACAAGTGCGGCATCAAGAGCTGCAGCAAAGGCTACGACTTCACGTACTACACACCTCATAAACAACTCTGTCTGTGGGAGGAGGAGGCCTAGCGATGCGTGCTCAGCTTCACTCAGCAGATCTCTTTTTGCGATCACTTTTTTGTTTGAGCCCTGAGCCATTTGAACTTGACTATCCATGCCTGAGAGTATGCATGGCATAATCTCACACAGAGCTGAGTGCCTGGGGCTCAAGATAAAATGAGGCAAggctttgtgtgtgagagttctCATGGGTTTCCATGCAGCAGGCCACAGCGATGATTTCagacttcttctttttttttctttttttttttaaagaaatattttcacTATTATTAGTGGACGTGGAATGAGTGTCTACAGAACCTGCAGATCCACTTCCTGTAGACCAAGCAACTGTGAATCAGTCGATAGTCTAACAAGCTATAATCTGTTGATTACCTAAAACTTGTTCAGTCAGGTTTCCAAGCtgttttctgttcaccacgTGCTCTAATTTATTGTTTGCTATGGGAAATTATTGAAAAAGCACATGACTAATGCACATGTTCAGAAAGAAAATTTTCTCTtgcttttattaatttttttttttcttttttaaaaaagtattttgttGCCCTGAGGTATCATGATTAGTTTGAGGCTGTTATGGAGAACTGTGATGAGTTTTCTGCTGCTATTTCAGAGCAGTATGAAACACTGTCTTACTGCCATGTTGTATCAGTTTGTTTCAGTCTGATTAAAGTTAGcttatttaaaggaaaaatccaccctgaacaacTTAAcctattaatctttataattaacatgcaATCATCTGAGTTTAATTTCTTCAGCTTAAAATTCCTTCCTCGAAAGGTTAGTCTGTTTTCACCATGTTCAACGGCTTCCTGCACTTACCACAATGCCGTTTGACTATGCTGATAGTGGTGCGAGTAGtccttgcttcatctctacgTAAGGACagcgatgcagcagcgctttagtcctttttAGTACATCGAGCTGTCTCGCTTCCTCATCTGTAAACTTGGCTCAAACAGATCATCCAAATCATCCACTTTCACACTAATACCATCGTCATCTCGTAAATCACGAAGTATCCAAGCTGTGTTATTGTCGTAACTTGGCACGAGTGTTTCGTATAGCTGCATTGTATTTTGGGCCTTTTGAGTCCAACCTTTGCTGTTGCTAGGTtgaatttctcattaatatgccATCACTGGAAAACGGTGAGTGAGAAAATATGCTcatgctcttttgtttttcttttgtcccACTGTGAGGTCATAGCAGCAGACACCTGCTAATTTATcactgaaatataaaaaattaacaatACTAATAAATTAGCACCAGAGTCATTTAACCCATCAcagaaatttaaatataaacatatttcagggtggagttttcctttaccACCACAATCACGGTTTCATATCTATGGGCTTCTGTGATAGGAACCACAAGTCACCAGTATTCTTATTTTCCTTTCTACACACATTTGGTTATCTAATGCATTTTTGCCCCCTAACTATGCATTTAGCAACCATTTTTTCaatgtagaagaaaaaaaaaaaacaaagtaattgCCTCCATTGTTTGAAATACCAGAGCCCGATATTACTCAGTGCCATTTGAATTCAACACCGCCACCTCCTGGTCACAATTTAAAACCTGCCAAGTCTTCAACAGGACACATCAGTTCATCTCCAAGTTACCATGTGTTCTTGCCTAAAAGGTTTTAATCAAGCCAGGACATGTTTAACCTTTATCGAGCAGGACCAAAAAAAATGCCATTGTTATGTGAGGGAACTTTGACTAGCAAGGAGTTAGTGCTTTTTTTTCATTACAACTGAACTTGTCTATAGTGATTTCTTGATTGTTTACTAAAACATACTGATTCAGCTAATGTAATTTGTCACAAACAAATAAGGCAGTGATGAATATTCAATGCCAAATTATACCTGCCCAAACTGAATTTTGGGCTTTTCAAGTGCCTTGATGCATCAGTGTTTACTGATTATTTTATAGGTAGATGTAATAgagttgtgtaaaaaaaattaaataatatttttctaCGAAAATTTTAAATGGCTATTATAAGtaataatttgaaataaaatctatgtTCCAGAAAGCCTTCAAAGTTGTCTTTTGTTGAAATGCAAATTATGACAAATAGgaacttttaataaataataagttcACAAGTTCACAATGATCCAAGACACAACTGGGAGAAAAATAGTGATCCTCTACTTCATATTCTCTACAAATGGCAAAATATTCTTGACCTGCTATGGTGTATTGTTTTTACACTAATCTGCTTGAACTTTTAGATGACTTGCTCTATGTTCTAAACAACAGATTTCAAAATATGTGATGACTTCATGGTGGCAGAGCTCCAGGGTCTCCGGGTTTGGTGTTACTCGGGTTAATGTCTGTGTGGAGATTCTCAGCATGTTTTTGCTGCATCTGTGCGAGTTTCCTCCGgggtctctggtttcctcccacttctcAAAAACGTGAGAAGGTGGACTCGCTAATCTAATTgcctatagtgtgtgtgtgtgtggtgccctgcgATAAACAGGTGGCTCATTATTTACAGGAAATGCTTCACATCCACcaagaccaggataaagtggttactgaagatgagtgaatAGTTGGTAtattgctgtggaataagagcAGGAATGAATTAGTAAATCCTGGGCAACTGGGCAGGAACCTAGGTAGAGCCCTCCTCCCCATCCTGCTACACATGAACCACCTCATCCTCCAAATCATAATAGTGCAGCTATTTAACAAGTTCATGATCAATGGCCAGTGGTGACAGCCTGTGAGTGTTACTTGTCTCTTTTAAGTTTTTAACTCCGGTTCGTTTaggaaaacaaacattctctttactcttttttttttttttttttttaatcttttaaattTTCTTTCCTTCAACATGTTTTCTGTGGGCTCACAGTTATCCATGCAGTTTTCATTCACTTTTCTAGCtccagtggggggggggggggggacccaaACAATGAGGACCTAACTGTCCATTTATTGGATACAAATTCAGACCCAGACACCAATAACATTTTTGAGTTCGTTTCAGATTCTGTGACTCTACATTCATGGGTAGTTGTTGTATGTATTGTGTTGTAGTGGATCCCCTAATGGCCTGGGCCCCTGGACACATGCACAGTAGACCCGACTGATAATCCAATCCCTTGCTATATAaaagggaataaaacaccttgGGGCACAGTGGCCTAGAGGATTGCACATTTACCATGCGCCTTTGGGGTTGCGGGTTTGAATCCCCCCTCTACAATTTgcgcatggagtttgcatgttctcccatgcttcagtggtttcctcctggtactctggttttctccccagTCAACAAGATAGCTGGTAAGACCatatctacatttacatttattcatttagcagacgcttttatccaaagtgacttacaaatgagaaaatacaagcaaagcgatatatacaagtagtgctaccttacaagatccattaattgagttccagaagaagcaaagtgcacagagtagaggtgtaagtgatgagtaattttttaaaatgattattttatgagttggttaggtgttcacctCAAatgaggtgggtctttagctgttttttgaagatggtgagagattctgatTGAGGTTGgcagttcattccaccaccgaggaacagttagtttgaatgttcttgaagtggaccttgagccacgctaagtaagcactactaagcgtcggtcgttgattgatcgcagattacgtgagggaacgtaagccttcaggagagagttgaggtaggggggtgctgttcctgacaaggtcttgtaggtgagcatcaaggccttgaatttgatgtgggctactacaggaagccagtggacggagatgaagaggggtgtgacatgggttctcttgggctggttgaagatgaggtgtgctgctgcattcttaTCTATATGTGATTCTTTCAACttatttctataaatgttaGCCAACCCCCATCTacgtgttttattattattattattgtagttcTTGATGTCTTTGTTGTACTTTATTGAAACTCAGTTAACTAAAAAGCAACAAAGAAAAGAATGTGCAGTAGGAAGGTGCAGTAGAGTTTCTCAGCCACCAGGGGCCGCTGTTGTTTTCAttcgtgtgggcggggcttcaggTCTCTTCAGGCTTCTCTGCTATGCACGAATGCGGCTTTTGTTTGGCGGTGACTCGCGCGCCGTCTCCATGGAGATGAGGGAGCGGAAGGCGGTGATAGATGATGAGGCCCGGACACAGGCGGACACGGCCATTACTGCGAAACCACCGAGCTACAATGTAATTCAGGTGATTATTGCTTTTAAAGAatgactgtatttatatttaggtTGGTGAGGGTTTCCAAAAAGCAGGCCATTTGAATTTATTTCTTGAATGTTCTAGCAATTAGAGGTGTAGATAATAGTAAAAGCGCACCCTCCATGTAAACTAGTACAAACTAGCTGGCAAGAGGACTGTTTACATCACTAGTTATATtgataatgaatataaaaatatataggcTTGATAGATTTGTGTATTAATAGTACAATCTGAGAACAAATAAATCACTATGTAATTTCTGTGCAAATGGTTTCCTACCCTCATGACAGAGGATTATTAAAGAAGAAGCAGGtctgatattaataataataatataatgatcATGAGTGTACTGTTTACAATAATGTTTATACTATTATAATATGCACATTTCTTTCTCTAtagctaatataatataatgttattCAATTCTTGTGTCATTCAGACTGGGGCATGTAGCTGTTGGTATGTGAGACTCACTGCTGTCCTGCCATAGTTACTTTTGGTCTAAATGTCTTTGACACATGCTGAAATGAGCCAGATCTTAAGCGTTTCTCAATCCCTGATGTGCAACACTACTGTGTtcctacacacatgcacacatgggAGTGGTCTAAGTGGTCTGAGTAGGACTCTCCGGTATTTGTGAGATTGTATAAAGCTTTGGCAGTTTAGAAGTCTAAAAAAAGTCTCTCGGTAAGTGTGTTTTGATGTTGACATTGTTGGATTTAGCAAGAAGAAATCtgaatgatatttatttattaaaaatctcAGCCCACAGCTCAAAGATGTCGCTGCTGGTTCTTGGAGTAGGTGTTTGCTTGGCTGGGTGGATCGCTCTTTATGTGCTGCTGTGTTACACAAACGGCTCTTGTGGCTATGAATGGAACTGTCGGCTGGTCACACTGTTTCATGGCATCCTCGCAGTGTGTATAACTGCATACATAGGCTACATAGATGGACCATGGCCTTTCACCTATCCAGGTAAAAACTCTAATACTTTATAGATTAACCTTGCATAACAACCTTACACATGTAACCAAGACTGATTATTGGATTGGCATTTGATTTTTCATGAGATTCTTTCTTCATTGTATatattgcttgtattttctcatttgtaaatcgctttgaataaaagcgtctgcaaaatgaataaatgtaaatatattggGTAGTAGAGATAGGCAGGCTTATAGGTGGAGAACCTTTATGCTAAGTTTATAACATACAATggctatgaaaaaaaaaaactttccttcAGAAATTTGTATTGAAGGATTATATGACGTTTGCTTTACAGTCTTTTCcttgtttcatttatatagAATGAGTTCAAGAATTGATCCTTACAGAACTCACGTTTACAGTTTAAAGAAACCGAGAATGGACATCTAGGTTGTGTTGACCGTGTTAAATGTTTTAAGGTTAATAAAAGAGAACGGCACAATACTGACAGCATTTTGAAATATATATCAGACATAGTGTGTGAGATTGCGTTACAGGAGAAGATTTATGCAAATAGACTTCCACATTAACATGCATGAATTAGTGCAGGAAATGTAAAACATTAGggttactttttatttatatatatatatatatatatatatatatatatatatatatatatatatatattttttttttaaatattgttttggGAAATAATTTCCAGGCACAAAGAACACCCCTGTCCAAATCACAGCAATGGTGCTCAGTCTAGGCTACTTCATCTTCGACATGGCCTGGTGCGTGTACTTCCAGACTGAGGGTCTGGTAATGCTTGCCCACCATACCATGAGCATTCTGGGTATTCTGCTGACCCTGTGGCTGGGTGAGTCGGGTATCGAGTCCTGCGCCGTGATCTTCGGCAGCGAGATTACCAACCCGCTGTTGCAGACCCGCTGGTTCCTGAAGCACTCTGGCCGCTACAACACTTTCCTGGGCGACTTGGTGGACATCCTGTTCGTGTTCTTGTTTGTCATTATGCGAGTATTCGTGGGCGGCGCCATGCTGTACTGTGAGCTGATCTCACCCAGGCCAAAGTTCATTATCAAGTGTGGTGGCGTGGCCATGTATGTATTGTCGTGGGTGTTTGTAGCTGACATTTTCCGTTTTGCATACCGTAAAAGCAGCGTGAAATTCCAGCACTGGAAGAGTCCAGCTCAAGTACATGCTGATATCAACGGCCAAGAAATTAAGAGGGACTAATGGAGTTTCGGTTATTTCCGATCTGGACATAATTTCTATCAGAATT is a genomic window containing:
- the tlcd5a gene encoding TLC domain-containing protein 5a is translated as MSLLVLGVGVCLAGWIALYVLLCYTNGSCGYEWNCRLVTLFHGILAVCITAYIGYIDGPWPFTYPGTKNTPVQITAMVLSLGYFIFDMAWCVYFQTEGLVMLAHHTMSILGILLTLWLGESGIESCAVIFGSEITNPLLQTRWFLKHSGRYNTFLGDLVDILFVFLFVIMRVFVGGAMLYCELISPRPKFIIKCGGVAMYVLSWVFVADIFRFAYRKSSVKFQHWKSPAQVHADINGQEIKRD